A region of the Stieleria neptunia genome:
TCTGTGGCGATGCGAGCGTGGCATCCGATTCAGATCGTGTCTGCAAGAGACTCATCTCTTGCTGGATCTGCTGCGTCAGCCTCTCAAGATTCGGATCGTCAGCCGCCTGAAACTGGGTTGCTCGAAGATCGTCAGTCAAGGGATCCGATTGATTCAATCGACTTGTCTGTTCCAGGCAGGAACGACAGCCGGTGAAATGTTCCTCCAGTTCATCAGCTGCCGAACCACGGATCTGCCCCATCAGAAATCGCCGGAGTGTTTCGGGGTCGGGGCAAACGGAGATGTTCAATGGAGGCCTCGAAGTCGTGTTTCGATCCGATGATTCGCGTATTTACTGAATTTTACGACCAAGGTCGGCAAAACCTGTCAGGACTTTGGTCGTTCCGGCATCGATTTCTTGTCCATTGACTCTTGAGGGATCAGGTGTACAGCGATTATCCTAACAAAGTTTCTTTCGCCTTATCAGCGGAATCGTGCCTTGGAATCCACTTCTGCCACGCTCCTGGGTCGTCTACGCGACGCTTCGGACCATCAAGCATGGCAGGAATTTGTCCAGATCTACACGCCGATGATTCACCGCTGGGCCACGGCGCTTCAGCTTTCGCAGTCCGATGCGAATGATCTGACCCAGGACGTGATGCTCACGCTTGTCCGTCGGATGCATGGGTTTCGCTACGATCCCAAGAAGAGTTTCCGCAGCTGGCTGAAGACCGTTGCGGTCAATCGTGGACGCGATTTTCTTCGCAAACGCTGCCGGTCGGATGTTCAACTCGCCGAATCCGGGCATGCTTCGGACGTCGACCATGTCAAGTTTTTGTCGGATCGAGAATACGAACAAATGCTCGCGCAGCGAATCTTGACGTACATTCGCACCGAGTTCGAGGAGACCACCTGGCGGGCGTGCTGGATGAGCGTGGTGGAGGAGCAGCAGGCCTCGAAAATCGCAACGGAACTTGGCATCAGCTTAAACGCCGTCTATCTGGCCAAATCTCGCGTGCTTCGACGGATACGCGCTGATCTCGATGATCTCTTGAGCTGAAGAATCTGGCTCGTTTCTGAATCAAATCGCCAAATCGTTGACAGGGTTCGAGGGGATCGATCGTACCAAGGGTGTTCACTCGGTCCGGCTTCATTTCACCAGCGGAGGTGAGACAGAAAGTCCAGACGCACAAGTTGCACCCCGATGAGTCATCGACGTGAATCTCTTTCGCAGCTTCAAGCGGGGGGCAATTCGAAATCGCGGCTCCCGCCGGTCGCACCGCCGTCCGAGAACAGAAGCGTTGGAAGCGCGGCGGTTGCTGGCGGCTCAGTTGACCTACGACGCGGGAGCAGCCGGTAGCACTGGCCTGAGTGCCGCAATCCGATTGGCCGACGACGATATCCAACTCGTCGATACGGCCAACAATGATCAGATTCTCGCTGCTGCCCCGATTGCTGAACTCGCGGAAGTCATTGTGACTGGGACGAGCGGTACGGATCAGTTGCAAATCCAGGGCGAGATCCCGATTGGAATTCGTATCCAATTCGACGGTGTCGCTGGATTCGATCGAATCATCGGTTCGTCGTTGGACAAACAATGGCAGGTTCTCGGCGATGGTGAAGGTCGGATCGATGGGCGTCATCAATGGCTCAACGTCGAACACCTGGACGCGACGGCGAGCAACCAAAGCACCCTTGATTATTCCGGTTTTGCGACGGGAGTCGCTGTCGATCTCGCGAATCAGACTGCTACCGGACTGACCAGCATCGTCGGATTTAATGCAATCGTCGGCTCGCCATTCGACGACACCTTGACGGGTTCCGAAGCGGCCGAGTTTTTCACCGGAGGCTTGGGGGCGGATACGATTACCGGCGGACAGGATGTGGGTGCCGGCGAAACTGCGATCGACCAGTTAATCGAACAGCGAGATGCTGACTTTCGTCTTACCGGATTGACGTTGCAGATCGGCAACGAAGGCGAAGACATCATCCGAGAAGTGGAACTGGTCTCTCTAATCGGCGGTGCAGGGAACAATCGAATCGATGCGACCGGGACACTTTATGCGACCCACTTGGATGGTGGCGAGGGAGATGATCACATCACCGGTGGCTTGGGCAACGATGCGTTAATCGGTGGCCCCGGCAACGATACGCTCGAAGGCGGACTGGGCAATGATACGCTTGGCGGTGGTGATGGCATCGATTCAATGTCGGGCGGATTGGGCACGAACACGTTGGTGCAGAGCGGGAGCGGCCGATTCGTTCTGACCGACACAACGATTGATCACGGGCAGGGAAAAAACGAGATCCAGACCATTGAACTGGGCGAAAATGCATCGGGAACGTTTCGGTTGATCTTGGAGGGCAAACACACCGTCTCGATCTCCGCCGATGCGAATCCAGATGAACTCACCGCGGCACTGGAACGACTTGTCACGCGTGACCAGTTTGAAGTCTCGGCCGGAGCGGTAGCAAAAAGTTTTCAGGTTGAGTTCGTTGGGCGATCCGCTGGCATGGATGTCGCCGAATTGGTTCTCGATGATTCTAACCTAATGGCGGCAAACCCACGCGTCACATCCGATGACGGCATGGTTGCCAATGAGGATTTCTCGGGCATTACAGACGTTCGTCTGACAGGATCATTTACCGCGGACCTGTTTGATCTGTCGGCTTACACTCACAACGTCACCGTCCGCGCCGGCCAGGGAAACGACCGCGTCATCGTTGGCGAACAGTCCTTTGATCTAGACGGTGGCATCGGAACGGATACGCTCCACTACGCTGCCGGCGGGACGGTTGGCGACGCGACGTTGACCAATCACCAACTGGACGCAAAACCGGCCGTCGGATTCGAACGCGCCAGGCTGATCGGGTCTCAGGACTTCGACATCATCGATGCGAGTGAATTCTATGGGCTTGCCGGCTCGACCGATGTGACGACCCTCGGAAACGGTGTCGGATTGCGGCGAGTCGATGGCAACGATTTGTTACTGACGGTTGGCGGTGAAACGGTGGAGGTGGATCTCTCGCCCGCAAAGACGCTGGACGACGTCTTGATGATCCTAACCAAGGCTGTCCCAACGATGACCGCAGTTTACGATCCCGTCGCTTCCCGCGTGACACTCAATTCGCACGACGTCAACAAACAGATTTCGCTGCAATCGATCAATGGTTCGACAGTGGTCGAAGACTTGGGAATGCAGGGCGTTCCGTCGGATCTGGGCCGTATGGTTTCGCTCCGGCTGGTCGGGTCACCGATGGTCGAGATCAACGGGCTCGCTGGCGCCGATACGATCACCGGCAGTCCAGGCAACGACCGTTTGACCGGATTCCTGGGAGGCGACAACATCGATGGGAAAGACGGTGTCGACACCTTTGTGGAATCGTTTGCCGCATTCGGAAACCTCAATCCACGTGAAGCCACGCTCACCGACACACGCTTCACCATGGCGGCCCAGCAACCGACGGGACGCGACAATCTGAGCAACATCGAACAGGCCGAATTGACCGGTGGAACCACGGTGGCGGCAACGATCGACGTGTCCGGATTCACAGCCGGCAGCGTCACGACCACATCACTCGGACAGCCCGATACGATTATCGGAGGTCCGGCCGGAACGACTGTCGAAGCGATCGGCGATGATCTGCCAGATGGCCAGCAGGTGACCTTTCAAGTTCATCCGTCCGCGACACTCAACACGGCCGTGATCCGCGCGGCGCGAGCGACCTCGGTCCGGCAGGCGGACCTCGACAAAATTCTGGTGACCCCGGCAGGATCGACGGCGAACCTTACGGTCAAGTACGACGATGTTCTGGAAGTCCAAAGCGACTTGCTAGCTCCGGGCAGACAAATCACACTTCAGGCCGACACGGTCCGGGTGAATCAATTCACGGTCGATACATCGGACACGTCGAAGGCCGGCGGCATTCGGATTGCCGGCGAAACCATCGAGATCGGTGGCGGGGCGCGTCTGATTGCGAACGCGGATGCAGGAGGGACGCATGGGGACATCGTCCTGGCCGCATCGGATCGCGGTAAGTTTGTCGGCCAGGGATTCTATGTCCCCAAGCACGCCGACGCAGCAGTCACAATCAACCAAGCAACCATCGACGGCGGTAACGTTTCGATCACCGCGACGGCTCTGGTCGGCAACACGGTTGACGCCAAACGACTCAAGGAGTTTCCACTCTCGACCTTGACCAAAGCGGGGTTAGACAAGATCACGGGAACACTCGAGTCGACGTCCTTTGCCGGATCGCTGTCCAATTCGGAAGCGATGGCCAATGTGACCATTGGACCAAACGCGGTCATCAACGCGGCCGAGTTCATCGCTTCATCGTTACTCACATCA
Encoded here:
- a CDS encoding RNA polymerase sigma factor encodes the protein MESTSATLLGRLRDASDHQAWQEFVQIYTPMIHRWATALQLSQSDANDLTQDVMLTLVRRMHGFRYDPKKSFRSWLKTVAVNRGRDFLRKRCRSDVQLAESGHASDVDHVKFLSDREYEQMLAQRILTYIRTEFEETTWRACWMSVVEEQQASKIATELGISLNAVYLAKSRVLRRIRADLDDLLS